In the Hordeum vulgare subsp. vulgare chromosome 7H, MorexV3_pseudomolecules_assembly, whole genome shotgun sequence genome, one interval contains:
- the LOC123409007 gene encoding alpha carbonic anhydrase 7-like isoform X2 yields MRSARQLHHAVSALLLLLLLSSVVPADRAQQEIDDESEFSYIRGAKNGPENWGTFKEEWATCGTGQMQSPIDLSDRRASPSPDLGYLNHSYVPADASIVNRGHDIAVMFHGDAGSLSIDGTAYHLRQVHWHAPSEHRVNGRRYSLELHMVHLSAQNKTAVIGLLYKIGRRDHFLHKLEPYLMRMADMKEKEEKVGLVDPGEVATVSTDQLKLLTDAVHDGFEMNARPLQKVNDRDIRFFCPDDDHERYDAAADH; encoded by the exons ATGCGGTCAGCTCGCCAACTCCACCACGCGGTCTCGGCCTTGCTCCTCCTACTGCTGCTCTCATCCGTCGTCCCGGCGGACAGAGCACAACAAGAAATCG ACGATGAGTCGGAGTTCAGCTACATCCGCGGGGCCAAGAACGGGCCGGAGAACTGGGGCACGTTCAAGGAGGAGTGGGCGACGTGCGGCACCGGGCAGATGCAGTCGCCCATCGACCTCTCCGACCGCCGCGCCTCGCCGTCCCCCGACCTCGGCTACCTCAACCACTCCTATGTCCCCGCCGACGCCTCCATCGTCAACCGCGGGCACGACATCGCGGTGATGTTCCACGGCGACGCCGGGAGCCTGTCGATCGACGGCACCGCGTACCACCTCAGGCAggtccactggcacgcccccagcGAGCACCGGGTAAACGGCCGCCGGTACAGCCTCGAGCTCCACATGGTTCACCTCAGCGCCCAGAACAAGACTGCCGTGATCGGCCTCCTCTACAAGATCGGCAGGCGCGACCATTTCCTGCACAAG CTGGAGCCTTACCTGATGAGGATGGCAgacatgaaggagaaggaggagaaggttggCTTGGTCGATCCCGGAGAG GTTGCCACCGTGTCGACTGACCAGCTAAAGCTTCTTACCGACGCTGTCCATGAC GGCTTTGAGATGAACGCGAGACCCCTTCAGAAGGTGAATGACAGAGATATCAGATTTTTCTGCCCTGATGATGACCACGAACGCTATGACGCTGCTGCTGATCATTAA
- the LOC123409007 gene encoding alpha carbonic anhydrase 7-like isoform X1, producing MRSARQLHHAVSALLLLLLLSSVVPADRAQQEIDDESEFSYIRGAKNGPENWGTFKEEWATCGTGQMQSPIDLSDRRASPSPDLGYLNHSYVPADASIVNRGHDIAVMFHGDAGSLSIDGTAYHLRQVHWHAPSEHRVNGRRYSLELHMVHLSAQNKTAVIGLLYKIGRRDHFLHKLEPYLMRMADMKEKEEKVGLVDPGEARGDGEAYYRYMGSLTTPPCDEGVIWTVIKRVATVSTDQLKLLTDAVHDGFEMNARPLQKVNDRDIRFFCPDDDHERYDAAADH from the exons ATGCGGTCAGCTCGCCAACTCCACCACGCGGTCTCGGCCTTGCTCCTCCTACTGCTGCTCTCATCCGTCGTCCCGGCGGACAGAGCACAACAAGAAATCG ACGATGAGTCGGAGTTCAGCTACATCCGCGGGGCCAAGAACGGGCCGGAGAACTGGGGCACGTTCAAGGAGGAGTGGGCGACGTGCGGCACCGGGCAGATGCAGTCGCCCATCGACCTCTCCGACCGCCGCGCCTCGCCGTCCCCCGACCTCGGCTACCTCAACCACTCCTATGTCCCCGCCGACGCCTCCATCGTCAACCGCGGGCACGACATCGCGGTGATGTTCCACGGCGACGCCGGGAGCCTGTCGATCGACGGCACCGCGTACCACCTCAGGCAggtccactggcacgcccccagcGAGCACCGGGTAAACGGCCGCCGGTACAGCCTCGAGCTCCACATGGTTCACCTCAGCGCCCAGAACAAGACTGCCGTGATCGGCCTCCTCTACAAGATCGGCAGGCGCGACCATTTCCTGCACAAG CTGGAGCCTTACCTGATGAGGATGGCAgacatgaaggagaaggaggagaaggttggCTTGGTCGATCCCGGAGAGGCGAGGGGCGATGGCGAAGCCTACTACCGGTACATGGGCTCCCTCACCACACCACCGTGCGACGAGGGGGTCATCTGGACTGTCATCAAGAGG GTTGCCACCGTGTCGACTGACCAGCTAAAGCTTCTTACCGACGCTGTCCATGAC GGCTTTGAGATGAACGCGAGACCCCTTCAGAAGGTGAATGACAGAGATATCAGATTTTTCTGCCCTGATGATGACCACGAACGCTATGACGCTGCTGCTGATCATTAA
- the LOC123411880 gene encoding oryzain alpha chain-like, translated as MRSSTALMVAASLLLLLVSLAAADIQIPYRERSEEETRKVFVEWKAKYGKTYNSIGEEERRYATFKNTLRNIDQHNAAGIPSYRLRWQLNNFSDHTHGEGSGGFRSCYLPAPLDGDWTSTKGALIAYMLFVSSFIVLIACCKLHA; from the coding sequence ATGAGGAGCTCCACGGCTCTCATGGTCGCAGCatcgctgctactgctgctggtaTCGCTGGCTGCGGCGGACATCCAGATACCCTACAGGGAGAGGAGCGAGGAGGAGACGAGAAAGGTCTTCGTGGAGTGGAAGGCCAAGTACGGGAAAACATACAACTCCATCGGCGAGGAGGAGCGCCGGTACGCGACGTTCAAGAACACCCTGCGCAACATCGACCAGCACAACGCCGCTGGTATCCCCTCGTACCGCCTCCGCTGGCAGCTCAACAATTTCTCCGACCACACCCATGGTGAGGGCTCCGGAGGCTTTCGCTCATGTTACCTTCCAGCTCCACTAGACGGCGACTGGACGAGCACCAAGGGAGCGTTGATTGCATACATGCTGTTTGTTTCTAGTTTCATTGTTCTTATTGCATGTTGTAAATTGCATGCATAG